Genomic DNA from Garra rufa chromosome 18, GarRuf1.0, whole genome shotgun sequence:
tatttatatttaatattatttcagcttaaatgaaaattagaaatgtttcctcagaaaatatccaaaataaaacaaattgaagtacaaaaattaaaccaaaaactgaaataaaaacaaatgaaagctaaatataaatatttaaaaaaaattaaatgaataaagtaATTTgcgttaatttaaataaatctgaaataataTTAAATCTGTGTAGTTATTacctaaaacaaaaaaagaaagctaaatataaatatttaaaaatgaaactattaaaataattttcattaattgaaataaagctgaaataatacTCAATGTAAATATACTTATTGGGTTGAAGTCTTTTATCTAAtgcttatatttaatattatttcagCTTAACTGAAAATTAGAAATATTACCttggaaaacaaattaaatacaattttaggGTGAAACACTATAATTTATAAAcctcaaactaaaaaaaaaaagctatatatatacatatatacgtttaaaaattaaaactattaaaataattttcattaattgaaataaagttgaaataatattaaataaaagtatACTTATTGGGTCGAAGTCTTTTATCTTATGCTTATGTTTAATATTATTTCAgcttaaatgaaaattagaaatgtttccttGTAAACGAAATGAAATAATAGTTTAGGGTGAAATACTATCATttctaaactgaaataaaaataaatgaaagatataataaatatttttaaatgaaagtgTTAAAATAATTTCCGtcgagtgaaaaaaaaaaaaaattaaatatacttGAAATAAAAGTTTATACTATAATCACTAAACTATAAATACTAAAACTGCATGAAAATATaacaaattcaaaataataaacacTACAGTAGtagataaataatatttaaatagtataCCTGGCTCTCTGTACCATCATCTGTGGGTTCATACATGTCACTGATGGCCACAAACctgtaaaattgacaaaatataaaaaaattgcaGTCATGTAGTATGATATGTGTGTTTAGTACAACATTTAGCTGTGCTCCATGAATttagtgtatatttttttaaatatactaataCTAAATGGTTACATTTTTCTAAACCATGTTACttgatattaacattattaaagttcTTCACTAAAAGCCAAATAAGGTATAGAAAGCACAGACAAAAAGAGTAAACTGACTTTTGGTCAATAGGCTCGAGGAGTTCCAGAGCAGGTTCGATTTCAGCTTCAGGATCAGAGGTTTCCACAGTGGTGCTTGCAATGGCGATGTATTTCCCCTGAGCCGCCACATTATGAGCATAGGAGATCATGCAAACATAGATATCTGCAGGCAAACATCAACAAAATGTGCATGAAATTCTCATTACCTCACTTTTGCCACTCAGCTCAGCTCGTTTTTTAAATGAAAGCAGCGCCATCTAGTGGACACTACACACAAGTACTGACACACACAGTTCTAGTGCAAATGTTTCTCTGCAAATATTCCAAAGTTGATATATTGTCACCAACCTGATTTGCGGTTAACCTGATTCTGAGGGATGATGATCTGGCAGGAATTGGCATCATTAGTGTTTTTAATGGGATGGCTGAGGACGCAGATGACCCGGATCACCTGACCGACTTTGTGCACGCGGTCCGGGATGTAGCTAGGGTCACAGATGAGCTGCTTGCAGCGGGCAACCTAAAAAAAAGCAGGATGACTGAGCCTGATTGACGACTGATTTTGAGTTATATCCCACGGCAACAACACTCATCCGAAGAATTTACCTCTCCCTCCGATTTCACGCCCACCACATGTCCTCCCTCCATCACGATCTCGTCCACTGGTTTGTTCAGCATGTAGGTTCCTCCATAAATTGCACTTAACCTGTAAGTTCAACCATATATATAACACAAGGACTTCACAATGACGCTCAACACATGATAACTAAAATGATCAGATGGGAGGAGCGACTGACCTAGCAAACCCTTGAGGAAGCTCCCCTAATCCGTACAGAGGGTAGAGGTATGGGCTCTTCCCGTAGCGCGCCAGAGACTCGCTGTAGAGCTTGATCCTATTGATGGTCTCCAGACACGGCTGCTCAAGGTAACTAAGGAAGAATTCAATAGAGTTCAGTGCATTTATCACCAATTCAAAAGAATTTCTTCTCATAATTTCTTCTCACCAGTGACACCTACTCATCTGTCCTGTAGAGGGCCAGGGCATGTCCCGTGAAGTCGACGACGTCCTGTCCTAAATCAAACTTCTTGTACACGTCTCccattgttgtgagtttgggatCGACGCCCTCAAAGGTCTTGGGGTCATTCTCGTCAAAGTTGGCCACAAAAACGAGGAACTTGCGGAAACGTCTCTTCTCAAACATTCCCATTAGGTCTAAGCAACACAAGTCACATGTCAGgtaaatgaatcagcatttttatgATCAAAAATTGTATTATTGATTTAATTCTAATTCGGACTTACTTGAAGCCAGTGCCTCTGTCTCAGTAGAGGGCACTTTGTAGATTTTTCCTCCTTTATACACAAAGCTTCCCTCAACCACTTTGAAGTCAAGGTATCTGGTGACTTCAGTGTATAGAAGCATCTTAACTAACTGACCTTGAGGAAGATAATGACAAAGAGCAGTGGTACATCATTGTTctgaatattataaaaaattacaGACTTGCATgaattaaaggcacaatatgtaagcttctgctgctagagggcgcattttcaaaacaaatagagaaacaaaggcatagtttgatgacgtcgtgattgagtgtggaatcatgggagtggttgtcttcatccccacagccaaTGCAATCTGACGGGACTCAGGCAGAAATCATgtccatggatgagctaatgtataAAGGACTTATTACGGTCACTGTAAtatgaagcagggtggggctgAAAAGTTGTGGAAGCGAAACGAGGAAGATGGAGCGAGTGCTAATGAAGAACGAGCGCAtgtttgaaaacagctgagctttTATTATGCTATAGTTGACTGCTTCCACTTCTTCCGGTCAtgctaaaaaaaatgaaaaagcagCGCTGTTTTAACATACTAgttacatttgagtgtgttgaaagttatgttataatgctactctgagCATTTGGTACTTGTCTAATAAAATGTATCACATATTAAAATGTCTTTGGAGTtgatgttttctacaaaataaaacctgAAATCAGGGGTGTTGGCAGGCAACGCAAGGATATGGTCCGtttcactagttaaaattgcttatttctctggattttaACATTCTTCGAAACATTTGGGAtgatgtaagtacacaagtcagcaaaatatataacactgttctagtggtttgtGACTATTTTAATCAAAAGATCTTACATATTCTGCCTTTAATCGAATCTAATCCGAAAACAATATTATCACACCAAAAATCATGTTACTTGAGTATTTTTACCATTGGCCATTAAGAATTTAGGAATAAGATCCACGTTCCAGTCTCTTCCCCGTCCCATTGACTCTGGAGGGCTGTCTGAAATCCCAAATCTCTTATAGAGctgaaagaaaagcattttttttaaagtgtattttatattattataaacattgatattaaaataaattattcgtTTGTTAAAATACATAGTGACATGTATTTTTGCAATTATACAATTATAGTAAATGTGTAATATCAAACAGACACAAGAATGGAGTATTAACAGTGGTAAATGCGAAGCATCCTCACCTCCTCCAGGGGTGTGATGGAGGAACTTTCCCCACCGTAGTATGGATTTCTGTCCATATGCAAAACTTTTTTCCCATTCACAGACATGATCCCAGAAAGAATACATTCCTACACAAACAAACATTATTTAGTTCTATACATAATCTGTCATggatatatatttctattttttcgGTTCATCTGTTGACAGGGCAGCGGGTATCTATCCATTGCCTTTACTTCCGTGTTAAACACTGGGATGGATGCGAGTCACCCCACCCAACTAGTGATGGAAAGTCCGAATCATTTCCGCGAATCGGTTCCTTCGAACAGTTCTCATTGTAATGAAGCGCTTCGAAATATCTACGTCTACGTCAATCTGACATCGTAGCGTGgcctatttaatgtttttttaatctgTGTTTATTGTACATTTGTGTGTTCCAATTCCGTTTGCTACAGCCATGACATTAAAAGTAATCATTTAGAACTTAAATACAATTTACAGTTACATCAAACAATACCAGAATTATTATAAAGTGTTTACACGTTTTACTGTTTGTGTGTTAAAACGTCCATGTAATCAAGtcgtaaatacatttaaatacaaacagcATACATTTCTGGTATTCGGATTTTAAAGAGCCGCTCAGATCGATTCACTGAAAAGATTCGACTCCCAAGAACAATTCGTTCACGAATCGGACATCGCTACACCCAGCCCACATTATGAGCCGCAGCCCAGATCAGCCACTATCCTCCATCAggaaaatagaataaaaacacTTCTGCTTTTTacgtttttgttgttattattattatcaacaataCTGATTTTGCACGCATTTATGCAATGTCAAGCTCCCACGTTGGTTAAATTGGGCTCTTTAGATTATAACAATAACACAAATAAAAACCATTAAATCCAGAATTGCAGGCGAACAATGAACTAACATCACTTAGGAATAATACAGCTTTTACGTTGGCAAAGCCTTAAAGCCAAAATATCAGCAATGAAAACCTATATTTCCCCTATTTCGACGCACGGGCAAACGGGATACCTGATGCCACTCCTTAGAACCAGACACTGAGAGAAGAATCAttcattactttttaataaccGCTTTCATGTCAACATAATGATGCAGCCTCAACGGCTTTGAAAATTCAGGGGAAGGTGGATTTGGGATGGATTGCACTCGCATTCAGGCAGAAATTGCGAGAAATGCTGGCTCACTAGACACACATACAGTATTGGTCCAAAGGATGCGTCAGCAATAGGCCCTCGGGTTCAATCTAACGCAAAGCATCTTTGTTCCCAGAAACATTTATTAGCATCGGAGGATCCATCGGCAATATCTTAATCTGTTTCCCAAGCGAGCGAGTCCTCAGTGACCCGAATGCGTTACTCACTGTGAGTCCGGTGCCCAATACGATAACATCATATTCCTCATCCATGTTGAATTAAGTTACAGTGGATCCCGTCTCCAGCCAAATTTCCGCTGCAAAAAAAACTGGAAAACGCTGTTGATGCAACAAAATACCTATGCAGAATCAGTCGGTTGTCCTATCAGCGGCAAAAACGCCCTCTTTGCAAACAATTATCGCTCAAATAATTTGATACGTATCACAATTGATCACTGACTGTGGTGCGACCGGCGAGAACAACCAAAGATGGCCCTAACCGCAACACGAGCTCCAGCGGTGCGGAGACATTCGCGAAATAATATAGTGCACCTCGCTAACCGGAGATGATCAACATTGCTACGAATGTCATCATCCCAGAATTACAATTCAGCCGTAAATATAGATGCTTTAATAATATCAACGATCATTCATATCCTGGGTAATCTTATTGGAAACATTCGAATACCCTCGGTGATACTTTCATTTCCCCATCTTACAGCTGAATGGCACAGGGCGCAGTCACAGTACCAGATATCCCTCCGCCGACAACACTGGATGAAGCCTCTCTAAATAATGCGTGAATTAACGTGGTGATGATTAAGATAAGAGATGTTTAGTGTTTGTCTACTAATACGTCAACATGCACATAATAATATGTGATGTTAGTAATTAAAACAAGCCTTGATTAAAATGACATACAGAGTCTGTCTGTCAATATTTAAACCCAATAAAGTGGTCATGAAATTACAGCGTCATGCACTGTTCTCTGTACGTCGTAAATGCTAACTTTACGTTGAGTATTAAAAAACGGATTATCTCTATGTAGGCTTACAAAACAAAGTTcgttattaattatatttttgcaAGTAGTTGCGAGAACTGATGATTGTGCATATAGGCTACATAAAGGAGACAAACGAGAGTTAAATTCTTAAACtgaatttgaaattaaaatacatttctgtTTCTACACGATAATGCAAGTACCTTTATTAGTTTAAAATGTGACCCCTGTGGTAACAATGTATTTTACAGTGCTATGGAccatatatagatagatagatagatctatacACTatgaatcaaaagtttttgaacagtaagatttttaatggtttttaaagaagtatcttctgctcaccaagcctgcatttatttgatgcaaaatatACAgctaaagcagtaatattgtgatatatttttactatttaaaataactgctttctatttgaatatattttaaagcttctaaagctgatttttttagcgtgatccttctgaaatcattctaataggctattctgatttgctgaattagattttttcagtttctttgatgaataaaatgttcagaagaacagcatttatctgaaattgaaatctttaacgttatgaatgtctttatcacttttaatcaatttaaagcatcctttatttttctattcatcaaagaatcctgaaattcTCATTTTCTTGCTTGCCAGCAAATaatgcaaatgtttattttatgatGTTCAGCGTTGAGACGCTGCATCCCGCGCCTGCGCAGTGCGCTCAGGAGACGTGAACGAATCGAGTCAGAAGAGAATCACATGATTGAGGAAAAAAAGCCGTCACATGATCATCAGCTCTCTGCCATTCACGTGACTCTCCTGCAGAATGACGGAAGTAGGAATGCGGCGGAGTAGTCTCTCAACAATGGCCTTCACCTCGGTTTTATTATTTATCTGTTCGATTTATAGCTGTTATGCTCAAGTGCCTCTGCTCATGTGGACCAGTGATGGGTACGTCACACGTTGTTTATTTGATATTGTTTTTATATTGATTTGTATAGAAACTCCAGAACACTACTGTGCTTTTGGTATATAGGCTATGTTTAGGTAGCTAAATCAGCTAAGAGTGACATTGGATAGCGTTTGGTAGAGGTTTCAAGTCAGCCTGATTCTGTTAAGGATGGTTGCAAACTGAATGATATTTTTGTCAATACAGGTCCAGCATGCCACATCTTGCCCAACCAACAGCTGGTCAGACAGTATCCGGTGGGCAGCTGGCGTCTTATATGAAATCTGCCTTCTCCATTGCTCCACATAATGTGCTGATCTTCCTACAGGACAAGGTAAAATGCCCAGTTTGTTTAAAATGTGGGGTAAATAGTCCTTTCTTGTGTTTTTATCtgctatatgtgaccctcgaccacaaaaccagtcataagggtatttttaataagctttccatggatgtatggtttgttgggataggacaatttggctgagatacagatattaaaaaatctggaatctgagggtgaaaaaaaatcaaaatgttgagaaaatcaccattaaagtccaaatgaagttcttagcaatgcatattactaatcaaaaattaagttttaaaatatttacggtatgaaatttacaaaatatcttaatggaacgtgatctttaattaatattctaaaataaagatttttggcttaaaagaaaaatggataattttaaataatttttggcttttgctacaaatataactgtgctTCTCAAGCTACTGCTGGTCCAGGCTTACATCTAGTCTTTAGGACATTTGATTAGTCTTATTATACTATTTTATCTAGTTATGTGACTATATTAATTGTTAAAATATGTGAAACTATGTtaatgttagaaaaaaaaaaacatgcttgtaaaGGTAATTATGCCCTTTAAAATCAATTCCACACATTGTCCCTAAATGAAAAACATTGGTGAAAACCTTTACAATGCAGTAGGAATGTATTTTACAATGTGGAACTATTAGTGAAATAGTTTCCTCCTCTtacactgatatttttactcGTAGTTACTGGACTTGTCAGTATAGTGTGACTTTGAGCCACAGTCTTACTTCCTCATCCATCTTCCCTTGGACATACCACTATTTCATTACCCCAGTACAGTTTTGCTCATCTGCAAACTGAAATGACATGCTTTCTTTTGCTTTATTGCAATATTAAACATCAGAGATGTGAAATATTGACTAACATGTGTGATTGGtagatattaaagggatagttcacccaaaaataaatattaaagctttaaataaaaataaaatgaaaacagaaaatataaaaataaaacaaaaactaaaatagtgtctcagtgatactaaaataattacTATAAAAGTTTTTGTCTGCTCTTTCCACTTTATAGCTAAGTATGGAAGACTTCACTTTGTATGGTGGAGTGTTTGGCAACAAGCAAGACAGTGCCTTTTCGAATGTAGAGGTGAGTGtgctctctatctctctctctttttttttaatgctggaGGGATAGCACAACTAGATTTCTCTCAACATTCTTGTCAACATTTCTCTCTTGGTATTCAAGTCAGCACTTCAGACGTCCTCCAGTCCCCTAGTGCTGCCAGCCCTGGACTGGTCTGCATCACATTCCATCCTGGAACTCTTCCAGGGAGAGCTGGGTATCCCAGCAGTCCACATCGACCCCAGCACCCTGAAGGAAATCAAGCTGAACACCGCACAGCCTTCACTTCTGGCCGTTCGTCTCCCTTACACTGCGGGGTAAGATGTtctataatgttatttatttttatcttttatcttACAAAAGTGTTCAGATATTAATTTTAAGCTCTTTCATTCTATTCATCTGGATAACTTTCTGCAACACAGGGACTAAAATATAGCATTTACAGCTTTTTCaaagaatacattttaatattaaacaaaGTCATGCCAAAATGATTGATTGTGTTTCAGAGCTTTGTGATAAAACAAACGGAGCTtaatatttaagtaaaatgcagaaactggttaaaggagaagttcacctccagaacaaagatttacacaTTTActtacccctttgtcat
This window encodes:
- the gdi1 gene encoding rab GDP dissociation inhibitor alpha → MDEEYDVIVLGTGLTECILSGIMSVNGKKVLHMDRNPYYGGESSSITPLEELYKRFGISDSPPESMGRGRDWNVDLIPKFLMANGQLVKMLLYTEVTRYLDFKVVEGSFVYKGGKIYKVPSTETEALASNLMGMFEKRRFRKFLVFVANFDENDPKTFEGVDPKLTTMGDVYKKFDLGQDVVDFTGHALALYRTDDYLEQPCLETINRIKLYSESLARYGKSPYLYPLYGLGELPQGFARLSAIYGGTYMLNKPVDEIVMEGGHVVGVKSEGEVARCKQLICDPSYIPDRVHKVGQVIRVICVLSHPIKNTNDANSCQIIIPQNQVNRKSDIYVCMISYAHNVAAQGKYIAIASTTVETSDPEAEIEPALELLEPIDQKFVAISDMYEPTDDGTESQVFASRSYDATTHFETTCNDIKDIYKRMTGSDFDFENMKRKQNDVFGEDEQ